From the genome of Halobacteriovorax marinus SJ:
ACAAAGCAAAGTAGTGGAGTATTAATTCTTGACCACAATTCCAATTTTGTCTTGGCCATTGATCTCTCTCTATCTTTTCTTGAGAGCTTCTTCTTCACTGCCAGGGCCGTTGCTTTCTTAATTTCTGATCTAAGCTCGGCATTGGTTCTCATTCCATCTTTAGTCACAAAGTTATTTACAGCACCACCTGAGGCAAGCGGAAAGTCATACTCTTTAAAGAGAATTTTCTCTAAATCTTTATTTGTGTCTTTAAATCTTTTAACAATCGTTCCATCAGTTAAATGAAGGCGTACACTAGGAATAGACCACTCTTCATTTTTGATTTTTATTAGAGCACCTTCTTTTGCTGTAACAACCTGCTCCAATAAATTTCCTTTCCCCTCTTGCTGAATAAAGACGTTGTACATCTTTCTTCCCTTATCAATAACGGTATCAGCAAAGAGAGTCACTCCAGCAACTTCTGTAAAGAATTGTCCTTCTTTAATATCAGTTAAAACTCCCCTAGAAGTTAGTCTGATAATCGTATTTTTAAATTGGGTTTTTGAAGCTGGTATAACCTTATTATTTAAGGAATATATACAAGCACCGATAAAGAGAGCTGAAATTAGAAATGGTAGAAATAGTTTAGATTTGGTCATTCCAAATGAGCGCATAGCAACTATCTCAGAGTCATCACTCAATTTATTAAGCGTATAAATTGTAGCAAATAGACATGAGAGAGGAACGGCCATAGGAATAAATGAAATGGCGATGTGACCCATTAGCTCAAAGACCAAGCTCCACTCAACACCCTTACTAATGACAATTTTAATAATGCGAAATAACTGGAATGTGAGTAAAAAGGCCACGAAGAAGAATAAACTCATCGTAAACGGAGCAATAAAATTTACAGCTAAGTAGCGCTGAGTAAGTTTAAGCATATATCCTAATAACCTTCTTCAATTTTGGCATTCTAATATGATCATGATAGTTTAACTCGCGAAGATTTATTTCACAACTAATGACCCTACGGGTCGAACAATATAAAGGAGATTTCCATGAAGTATACTCTCAATCTTGGAGCGAAGGACTTTTCAAGCGATAGCCTAGTGCTAGTTTCTGCCTTTGAAAAGACTGTTGAAGCAAAAGGGAAAACTAAAGAGTCAAAGGCCATTGTTAATACTCACTGGTCAAAAGAACTTAAAACAGCTTTTGAAAATATTAAAACATCTGCTGATTTTACAGGATCACTAGATAGTACTTTCACTTTTCACCTTGAAAATGGAACAACTATTCTTGCTTACGGTCTTGGTGAAAAGAAATCTATGGACTTTGAGGCACTAAGAAATTCTGCAGCAAAGATCTATAAGTCAATCGCATCTAAGCACAAAGAAGTTGCCGTTCAATTTGATGGATTCACATTAAAGAATAAGGCCGAAGAAAGTTTAAATGCTATGGCCGAAGGACTATCTCTTGCTGACTATAAATTTGATCGTCACTTCGTAAAGAAGTCACCAGCAAAATTAAAAGAAATTACTTTTGACTCTGCTGCAAAGAAGACTGGTCTTAAGAAACTACAAAAGACTCTTGATGACACTCTTGTAGTTACTGAGTCTATTAATGTTGGTAGAAACTTTGTTAACGAAGCACCAAACATTCTAAGAAGTACAACATACGCCAAAGAAGTTCTTGCTGATATCAAAGGAACTAAAGGTGTTAAAACTAAAGTTCTAGGTAAAGCAGAATTAAAGAAAGAAAAAATGGGATTATTTCTTTCAGTTAACTCTGGTTCTGGATTCGAGCCACAACTTGTTCACTTAACTTATACTCCAGCAAAAATGACTAAGAAAACTAAGCACATTGCACTAGTTGGAAAAGGACTTGTTTTTGATACTGGTGGATACTCTCTTAAGCCAAGTGGATCAATGGTTAATATGAAATTTGATATGGCCGGATCAGCGACTGTTTACTCTGCATTTAGAGCAGTTGCAAAACTTGGATTAAATGTAAAAGTAACATGTATTCTAGGTATGACTGATAATGCGGTTAACGAGTTTGCAACAATGCCAGATGCAATCGTAAAAGCAAGAAACGGACTATCAGTTGAAATCCTAAATACAGATGCTGAAGGAAGACTAGTTCTAGCAGACTGCCTAGACTATGCTTGTGATCAAAAGCCAGACGCTATTATTGACTCTGCAACACTAACAGGAGCAGTACTTGTTTCTCTTGGTAACCAGGTTTGTGGTGTAATGGGAACTGATCAAAAACTAACTGACAGTCTATTAAAGTCAGCTAAGAATACTGATGAGTACATGTGGCAACTCCCTATCATTAAGGAATTCCATGAAGATATGAAATCACCAGTTGCAGACCTTAAAAATATTGGTGGATCAAGCTTTGGTGGTTCATCGAAGGCTGCAGCATTCCTATCGAACTTTGTAAGGGATGGTATCCCTTGGGCCCACCTTGATATTGCCGGAATTGGTGATAGCCAAGGTCACAAAGCTTATTGTCCAACTAAAGGTGCTTCAGGACTTATCGTAAGAACACTTGTAGATTTCTTAAAGAACTCTTAATACATTTGGCGCTCACATAGTTGGGCGCCAATCTCTCTCTTATGCAAAAACCTCTTTTTAAAATTGTTTTAAATGCTCCAGAGATACCAGGTAATACTGGCTCTATTGGTAGAACATGTGCGGCCCTAAATCTAGAGCTCATACTTATTCATCCACTTGGCTTTGATATCTCAGAAAAAGCCGTTAGAAGAGCGGGACTGGATTACTGGGATTCGATTAAAATATCTGAGTACAGAGACTTTGATCACTTTCTAGAGTCTGAGAAGCCTAAAGAAGAGGAATTATTTTTCTTCACAAAGAGCGCAGAAGAGACCATTTTTGAAACGACTATCACTGAAGGATCATATCTTATATTTGGAAGTGAAAGTGTTGGACTTCCCAAAGACCTACTTGCAAAGTTTTCAAATAGACAAGTATGCTTTCCAATCCTCAATAAAGAAATAAGATCACTCAATCTTGCCAGTATAGCGACTAGTGCAGCATTTGAAGGAATACGCCAACTCAAAGGCTATTAATAAAAAAGCCCCGCAGTAGCGGGGCCTAAGTATCGAAATAAATTTTTAAAATTTATTAGAACTTATAAGTCATACCAACTCTTGTCATTAAGTTATCAAGAGCAAGTACACCTTGCTTAGATTGAGTTGTTGCAGCTCTTGAAGCAGCAGTTGTCCCAATGAATCCATCTACAGTAAGGTTACCAAATAGAAGTGATGCACCAGCATTTACTGAAGTAGAGTTAGCAATTGATTTCTTACCATCAGTTGTTGAACCGTCATAAGAACTAAGAGCTAGACCCTTAAGACCAAAGTTTGCAGCAGCTGGGTTAGTTGACTGCTCAGAACCAACAACTGTTGCAAGGTTCTTAGACTCTGCATTTCCAAGTAGGTGGTAAGAAACAGATCCTCTAAGAGTTAACCAAGAAGTTGCGTTTACTTCATAACCAGCAACAAGTGGTAATGCTTTTCTATCAAGTTCAGCTTTTCCTGAAGCATACTTAAGCTCTACATTTAAAGCATCATATACTGCTCTAAAGAAAACAGAATCAGTTTCACTTAACTTATGAACTTTACCTGCACCGATGAAGTATCTAGTGAATGAACCATCAGTTTTAACACCAGCAGTTTGGTTACCACCAGTTTGCTCCCACTTAAATGTTTTGTAAGCAGCGTGTAGTTTAACACCTGAATCTAGCTTGTATGAACCACCAAGTAAGAAACCTAGCTTTCCATCAAATTTAGTAGGCGTAGTTAAGTTCTTCTTTTCAGATTCTGACTTAAGTGAAAGGTTTACAAAACCTTCCCAGTTTGAACCAAGAAGTCCAAATCTAGTCGCCATTGCACTATCTTTACTATTTGCAGCAGTGTTTGCTTCATTCTTGTCACTTGTCCAAAGAAAGTTCCATCCCCACTTAATTCCGTTAGACATAGTTGATCCAACAAAGAAGTCAGTTTGGTTATCAGCAGTTGCTAAGTAAGTTGACTGAAGGTTAGCTGCACTTGGAGAATCAGGAGAAGCTACAATTCTTAAGAATGAAGAAACATTTGATTCGTTACCAAGGTAAATACCATAAGTGAAGTTACCTGATTTCTTTAAGAAACCACCCATTGCTTTCGCATTGTCATTTTGATCTAAAATAGTGAATGCACCATTTCCACCCCACTCTAACATTAGAGTATCAGAGTAATCATTTACGTAAGCAGCGTTTGTAAAAATTGATCTTGAGTCTTCGATGAAGTAGTTATCTTCTACCTCTTCACCAAGAGCTAAAATTCTAGCCTTAGAAGCTAGAGCTGAAGTAGAAGCCAATCCCATGGCAGCAACAGCAGCAAATCCTAAAATCTTTTTCATCCTAATTTCTCCTGAAAAAGTTGATATAAATTCTTATTTTTTTGTAATGATTATATTGTCTTGCCTAAAAGTTTTTCTGTCAAATTTTATAGTTTAATTAAGTTGAAATATTCTTCCCTAAATTCATTTAGAAATTTAGAAATGCTTTTTAAAATTGCGTTGAAAAAATTAAGATTAAGAGAGTGTACTTCTCTTCGGTCGCATCCTGCTCACCCGACTCTGGGTTGTTCGGCGTTAAATAGCTTCGCATTTCAAACGCCCTCCCTTGCACACCCGACTCAGGCTCCTGCCTTCGCTGGGTTGCCGAGCGCTATATCGCATCCTACGATATAGGCGCACGCAAAAAGCCCCGCGGTTAAGCGGGGCCTCGATATTTAAATTAATTTATAATTTAAATTAGAACCAGTAAGTAACACCAACTCTAGTAAGTACGTTGTCAAGTGCAAGTGTACCGTTCTCAGTTTGAGTAGCAGCATTTCTTGCGTGGCTTGTTGTACCGATAGAACCGTCAACTTTTAACTTACCAAAGTTAAGAGTTGCACCAGCACTAACGTCTGTAGAGTTAGCACCTGTTCTCTTGTAGTTGTTAGTTGTCGTAGTTGCACCTTTTTTCTCTTCATTGTTAATGATAACATTTTGAGTTACAGATCCTCTAAGAGTTAACCAAGAAGTTGCATCAGCTTCGAAACCTAAAGTAAGTGGTAAAGTAGTTGAAGTTGTTTCACTTTCAGTTGCAGTTGCTGGCTTTGTCTCTTCTTTAGTTGAAACAAACTTAAGATCCATGTTTAATCTTGCTGTTGAAGATACTTCGTGAATTCTACCTACACCAACAGTAATAGCTGTGAAAGACTCTTCAGACTTTACTCCAGAAACTGTGTTGTCAAATCCGTCTTTGTCATAATCAGCAAAGATAGTAGTTCCGTTTAAGTTATAAGAAGCACCAAGGTTAAGACCGTT
Proteins encoded in this window:
- a CDS encoding LptF/LptG family permease gives rise to the protein MLKLTQRYLAVNFIAPFTMSLFFFVAFLLTFQLFRIIKIVISKGVEWSLVFELMGHIAISFIPMAVPLSCLFATIYTLNKLSDDSEIVAMRSFGMTKSKLFLPFLISALFIGACIYSLNNKVIPASKTQFKNTIIRLTSRGVLTDIKEGQFFTEVAGVTLFADTVIDKGRKMYNVFIQQEGKGNLLEQVVTAKEGALIKIKNEEWSIPSVRLHLTDGTIVKRFKDTNKDLEKILFKEYDFPLASGGAVNNFVTKDGMRTNAELRSEIKKATALAVKKKLSRKDRERSMAKTKLELWSRINTPLLCFVFILIGFSLGIKHGRGKSKNSSGRALFVLLGYYSLFFLGVSFARKGIVPAYVVVFAPTIILASIGAYFYKKLDWAS
- a CDS encoding leucyl aminopeptidase, with the translated sequence MKYTLNLGAKDFSSDSLVLVSAFEKTVEAKGKTKESKAIVNTHWSKELKTAFENIKTSADFTGSLDSTFTFHLENGTTILAYGLGEKKSMDFEALRNSAAKIYKSIASKHKEVAVQFDGFTLKNKAEESLNAMAEGLSLADYKFDRHFVKKSPAKLKEITFDSAAKKTGLKKLQKTLDDTLVVTESINVGRNFVNEAPNILRSTTYAKEVLADIKGTKGVKTKVLGKAELKKEKMGLFLSVNSGSGFEPQLVHLTYTPAKMTKKTKHIALVGKGLVFDTGGYSLKPSGSMVNMKFDMAGSATVYSAFRAVAKLGLNVKVTCILGMTDNAVNEFATMPDAIVKARNGLSVEILNTDAEGRLVLADCLDYACDQKPDAIIDSATLTGAVLVSLGNQVCGVMGTDQKLTDSLLKSAKNTDEYMWQLPIIKEFHEDMKSPVADLKNIGGSSFGGSSKAAAFLSNFVRDGIPWAHLDIAGIGDSQGHKAYCPTKGASGLIVRTLVDFLKNS
- a CDS encoding tRNA (cytidine(34)-2'-O)-methyltransferase — protein: MQKPLFKIVLNAPEIPGNTGSIGRTCAALNLELILIHPLGFDISEKAVRRAGLDYWDSIKISEYRDFDHFLESEKPKEEELFFFTKSAEETIFETTITEGSYLIFGSESVGLPKDLLAKFSNRQVCFPILNKEIRSLNLASIATSAAFEGIRQLKGY